A portion of the Thermococcus sp. EP1 genome contains these proteins:
- the hisG gene encoding ATP phosphoribosyltransferase has protein sequence MRFVLPKGRLLTGSVEILQKAGIEVRLPQGRELITKNGEYSFLLAKSFDVPVYVEHGIDIGMAGSDIVEERESDVFVPLELPFGKCRLSLAIPKEKSVKVEEMDGFRIATKYTNLTRKFFDERGIEVEIIKLHGSIELAPKIGIADAIVDIVETGNTLLANGLIELEKIMDISAVLIVNRISQKTRFEEINDLILKLKGVVEDGF, from the coding sequence ATGAGGTTTGTTCTTCCAAAAGGTCGTCTTTTAACAGGCTCTGTGGAGATATTACAAAAAGCTGGTATAGAGGTAAGACTACCCCAGGGCCGCGAATTAATAACTAAAAATGGGGAATACAGCTTTTTGCTTGCAAAATCCTTCGATGTTCCAGTTTACGTGGAGCATGGAATCGACATTGGCATGGCTGGAAGTGACATTGTAGAAGAGAGAGAAAGCGACGTGTTTGTTCCTCTTGAACTACCCTTTGGTAAGTGTAGACTTAGCCTAGCCATCCCAAAGGAAAAAAGTGTAAAAGTTGAGGAAATGGATGGATTTAGAATTGCTACCAAGTACACTAACCTTACTAGAAAATTCTTTGATGAAAGAGGTATCGAAGTAGAGATAATAAAATTACACGGAAGCATTGAACTAGCTCCAAAAATTGGAATAGCTGATGCCATAGTTGATATTGTTGAAACTGGAAATACCTTACTGGCAAATGGCCTAATTGAATTGGAAAAAATAATGGATATTTCAGCAGTTCTTATAGTAAATAGAATATCCCAAAAAACCAGATTTGAAGAGATTAATGACCTTATTTTAAAACTTAAGGGAGTTGTTGAAGATGGATTTTGA
- the hisF gene encoding imidazole glycerol phosphate synthase subunit HisF, which yields MMLAKRIIAALDIKEGRVVKGIKFQNIRDAGDPIELAKRYEEEGIDEIVFLDITASYEKRQILLDLVKRIAEEIYVPFTVGGGIKSVEEIREIIKSGADKVFLNTAAVDNPTLVSEAAKVVGSANLVIAIDAKWNGEFWEVYTHGGRKARGIDAIEWAREVESLGAGEILLTSMDTDGTQEGFDIPLTETIVEAVDIPVIASGGAGSPEHFYEAFKIGASAALAASIFHYEKYTVRELKEYLARRGVNVRLE from the coding sequence ATGATGCTCGCTAAGAGAATTATCGCCGCCTTGGACATAAAAGAGGGGAGAGTTGTAAAGGGGATAAAGTTTCAGAATATTAGAGACGCTGGAGACCCAATAGAGCTGGCAAAACGCTATGAGGAGGAGGGAATAGACGAGATAGTTTTCCTCGACATTACTGCATCTTACGAGAAGAGGCAAATTCTCCTCGATTTAGTAAAGCGCATTGCGGAAGAGATTTACGTTCCTTTCACGGTTGGTGGAGGGATTAAGAGCGTTGAGGAGATTAGAGAGATAATAAAGAGCGGTGCCGATAAGGTTTTCCTCAACACGGCTGCTGTTGACAATCCAACACTTGTAAGCGAAGCGGCAAAAGTTGTTGGGAGTGCGAATTTAGTCATAGCAATTGATGCAAAGTGGAATGGGGAGTTTTGGGAGGTTTATACGCACGGAGGAAGAAAAGCGAGAGGGATAGATGCAATAGAGTGGGCCAGAGAGGTCGAATCTTTGGGAGCTGGTGAGATTTTGCTCACTTCTATGGACACGGACGGGACACAGGAGGGCTTTGACATACCCCTAACTGAAACAATAGTCGAAGCTGTTGACATTCCCGTTATTGCCTCTGGAGGTGCTGGAAGTCCAGAACACTTCTATGAAGCATTTAAAATTGGTGCAAGCGCGGCTTTAGCTGCATCAATCTTTCACTATGAGAAGTACACTGTTAGGGAACTTAAGGAGTATTTAGCGAGGAGGGGTGTGAATGTCAGACTTGAATGA
- the hisA gene encoding 1-(5-phosphoribosyl)-5-((5-phosphoribosylamino)methylideneamino)imidazole-4-carboxamide isomerase, which translates to MKVYPAIDLMSGKAVRLYKGKKESVKVYGDPVKVAKDFAKLVDKIHIVDLDGAFEGKPKNLDVVRRIIEETGLRVQVGGGFRDYESIAKAYSIGVENVIIGTKAFDLEFLEKVTQDFEGITVSLDAKGGRIAVKGWEEESSITVEEAYEMLKKYVNRFIYTAIEKDGTLTGIEKIERFWGREEFIYAGGVSSVEDVIKLKEIGFSGAIVGKALYEEKISLEEILEVL; encoded by the coding sequence ATGAAGGTTTACCCTGCAATAGATTTAATGAGCGGGAAAGCTGTGAGGCTCTACAAGGGTAAAAAAGAGAGCGTAAAAGTTTATGGAGATCCAGTAAAGGTAGCTAAGGATTTTGCTAAACTTGTGGACAAAATCCACATAGTGGACTTAGATGGGGCCTTTGAAGGAAAGCCAAAGAACCTCGACGTCGTGAGGAGGATAATAGAGGAGACAGGGCTGAGGGTTCAGGTGGGTGGAGGCTTTAGGGACTATGAGAGCATAGCGAAAGCCTACTCAATTGGCGTTGAGAACGTCATAATAGGAACAAAAGCCTTTGATTTAGAGTTTTTAGAAAAGGTAACGCAGGATTTTGAAGGAATAACTGTAAGCTTAGATGCCAAAGGTGGAAGGATAGCTGTAAAAGGCTGGGAGGAAGAGAGCTCTATAACCGTTGAAGAGGCTTACGAGATGCTCAAAAAGTACGTTAATAGGTTCATTTACACGGCAATAGAGAAGGACGGGACATTGACGGGAATTGAAAAGATAGAGCGCTTTTGGGGCAGAGAGGAGTTCATCTATGCCGGTGGGGTTTCAAGCGTTGAGGATGTAATCAAGCTCAAAGAAATTGGATTCTCTGGAGCAATAGTTGGAAAAGCTCTCTATGAGGAGAAAATAAGCTTAGAAGAGATTTTGGAGGTATTATGA
- the hisIE gene encoding bifunctional phosphoribosyl-AMP cyclohydrolase/phosphoribosyl-ATP diphosphatase HisIE, which translates to MSDLNELIKQVNWEKSEIVPVIVQNVDGEVLTLAYMNEEALRKTLETGYAHYYSRSQKRIRMKGEVSGNVQKVKEIKIDCDNDALLLIVEQVGVACHTGNRSCFYRKLGEPEREVGGIDYSLTVLRELEEVIKQRKENPKEGSYTSKLFKEGKEKIYKKFGEEAVEVLVAEERERIIYETADLIYHLLVLLTYNEISLGEVMKELRGRRG; encoded by the coding sequence ATGTCAGACTTGAATGAGCTTATAAAGCAGGTCAACTGGGAGAAAAGCGAAATAGTTCCGGTTATTGTGCAGAACGTTGATGGAGAAGTTTTGACTTTGGCTTATATGAATGAGGAAGCATTGAGAAAGACTTTAGAGACGGGTTATGCACATTATTATTCAAGGAGTCAAAAGAGAATTAGGATGAAAGGAGAAGTTAGTGGGAACGTTCAAAAAGTTAAGGAAATAAAGATAGACTGCGACAATGATGCCTTGCTTTTAATAGTTGAGCAGGTTGGCGTAGCCTGCCATACCGGCAATAGAAGCTGCTTTTACAGGAAATTGGGAGAGCCAGAGAGGGAAGTTGGCGGGATTGACTACTCGTTGACAGTTTTGAGGGAGCTTGAGGAGGTCATAAAGCAGCGCAAAGAAAATCCAAAAGAAGGCTCCTACACTTCAAAGCTTTTCAAAGAGGGGAAAGAGAAGATATACAAGAAATTTGGAGAAGAAGCAGTGGAAGTTTTGGTCGCTGAAGAAAGGGAGAGAATAATTTACGAGACTGCTGATTTAATCTATCACCTCTTAGTTTTGCTCACTTATAATGAGATAAGCCTAGGTGAAGTTATGAAGGAGCTTAGGGGGAGGAGAGGGTGA
- a CDS encoding ATP phosphoribosyltransferase regulatory subunit: protein MKKDLFSESVRLAYIVKNLRRTFELWGYKEIFLPSVEEYSPNLRKGTKFAYNNKFYMFKPDPTSQILANLKEKRELKLYYILEVLNGATKGEWQAGIEFIGGNDLMVQVEGILVAITALESLGINEFYIDVGSLEVWKRALKGIEEYKPQIITALSRRNFEEIESLPIPSAKKEELWKLFNFRGKKCEYQKLNKIIEAIDDKRVFVDFGTMRILPYYSDIIFEVYSPKFGKPIGGGGEYEIKGMKAFGFAFDLKAILKLYEGDLEKTRKIISGDLKEAYNKAKQFVRLGIPVEVRK, encoded by the coding sequence TTGAAAAAAGACCTATTTTCCGAATCAGTTAGGTTAGCGTATATTGTAAAAAACCTAAGAAGAACCTTTGAGCTTTGGGGATATAAGGAGATATTCCTACCTAGTGTGGAAGAATATTCCCCTAATTTAAGGAAGGGTACAAAGTTTGCATATAACAATAAATTCTATATGTTCAAACCAGACCCAACATCGCAAATCCTAGCAAATTTAAAAGAGAAAAGAGAGCTAAAGCTTTACTACATCCTTGAGGTTCTCAACGGAGCCACAAAGGGAGAATGGCAAGCTGGAATTGAGTTCATTGGCGGAAATGATTTGATGGTACAGGTTGAAGGAATATTAGTTGCAATAACAGCATTGGAAAGTCTCGGCATAAACGAGTTCTATATTGATGTGGGCAGTTTGGAAGTGTGGAAAAGAGCTCTGAAGGGAATAGAAGAGTATAAACCCCAGATAATTACTGCATTAAGTAGACGGAACTTTGAAGAAATAGAAAGCCTCCCTATACCTTCAGCAAAAAAGGAAGAACTTTGGAAGCTTTTCAACTTCAGAGGAAAGAAGTGTGAATACCAAAAGCTAAACAAGATAATTGAAGCAATCGACGACAAGAGGGTTTTTGTGGATTTCGGTACCATGAGAATCCTCCCCTATTATAGTGACATTATCTTCGAAGTATACTCACCAAAATTTGGAAAACCTATTGGAGGCGGGGGAGAATACGAGATTAAAGGCATGAAAGCATTTGGATTCGCTTTTGACTTAAAAGCCATTCTAAAGCTTTACGAAGGAGATCTAGAAAAAACTAGGAAAATTATTAGTGGCGACCTTAAAGAGGCCTATAACAAAGCAAAACAGTTTGTAAGACTTGGAATACCAGTGGAGGTGAGAAAATGA
- the hisD gene encoding histidinol dehydrogenase, with protein sequence MDFELESYVSQILRDIQKRGIDAIREYSKKFDRYEGEFLVKEEEFEEAERLIPEEDKQVIARTIERVRKYHEKQLENDKVYIKNASLYGIIYKPIRRIGIYVPGGKPLPSTLIMVGVPAKIAGVKEIVVAIPPKDGKVNPYVLYVAKLLGIKEVYKLGGIQAIGAMAYGIGMKKVDKIFGPGNKFVNEAKRQVFGVVGIDSLAGPSEIAIIADESANKDYVLADLLSQLEHGKDSKAWLLTTSKELAEYCNKEGVEVVLCKSLEECAEKVNEIAPEHLEILTKEPLKLVDLIENAGAIYLGEYTPVPAADYFLGVNHVLPTGGAAKFSSVLTVMDFMKRISLAYVSREEFLQERYLGIRLAEIEGMEQHKRSMEIRR encoded by the coding sequence ATGGATTTTGAATTAGAGAGTTATGTATCCCAAATCTTAAGAGATATACAAAAAAGGGGTATTGATGCTATTAGAGAGTACTCAAAGAAGTTTGACAGGTACGAGGGAGAGTTCTTAGTGAAAGAGGAAGAGTTTGAAGAAGCTGAGAGGCTGATTCCAGAGGAAGATAAACAAGTAATCGCGAGGACTATCGAGCGCGTTAGGAAATACCACGAGAAGCAGCTTGAAAATGATAAGGTCTACATAAAGAACGCATCGCTTTACGGCATAATCTACAAGCCAATTAGGAGGATAGGAATCTACGTCCCTGGAGGAAAACCTCTTCCCTCAACGCTCATAATGGTTGGAGTTCCGGCTAAAATAGCTGGCGTTAAGGAGATAGTTGTTGCCATACCGCCGAAAGATGGAAAAGTTAATCCTTACGTCCTCTATGTTGCAAAGCTCCTTGGCATTAAAGAAGTCTACAAGCTCGGTGGAATCCAAGCGATTGGGGCAATGGCCTATGGCATTGGAATGAAGAAAGTGGACAAAATCTTTGGCCCCGGGAACAAGTTCGTGAATGAAGCTAAGAGGCAGGTTTTTGGTGTTGTCGGGATTGATAGCTTAGCTGGTCCTTCGGAGATAGCGATAATAGCCGATGAAAGTGCAAATAAAGATTATGTCTTGGCTGATCTGCTCTCCCAATTAGAGCACGGAAAAGACTCAAAGGCTTGGCTCCTCACGACTTCAAAAGAGTTAGCAGAATACTGCAACAAGGAGGGCGTTGAGGTTGTCTTGTGCAAAAGCTTAGAAGAGTGTGCAGAAAAGGTCAATGAGATTGCGCCAGAGCACTTGGAGATACTCACAAAAGAGCCTCTGAAGTTAGTGGACTTAATCGAAAATGCTGGGGCGATTTATTTAGGAGAATACACACCAGTCCCAGCAGCGGATTACTTCTTAGGAGTCAACCACGTCCTTCCAACGGGTGGAGCGGCCAAGTTCAGCTCGGTCTTAACGGTTATGGACTTTATGAAGCGGATAAGTTTAGCCTACGTGAGCAGGGAGGAGTTTTTGCAGGAGAGGTATTTGGGGATTCGCTTGGCGGAGATCGAGGGTATGGAACAGCACAAGAGGAGCATGGAGATAAGGAGGTAG
- the hisB gene encoding imidazoleglycerol-phosphate dehydratase HisB has translation MRRKTRETDITVELGSGGGIKTGDKVFDHLLTALFFYMREEVSVSAEWDLRHHLWEDLGIVLGEELREKIKGKKIARFGNAIIPMDDALVLVAVDISRPYLNLELDFKESEEGFEFTLVREFLWALARTLNATIHVKQLSGVNAHHIVEATFKGLGVALRQALSESERLESTKGVL, from the coding sequence ATGAGGCGCAAAACAAGAGAAACGGACATAACTGTTGAGCTCGGCAGTGGAGGAGGAATAAAGACTGGCGATAAAGTTTTTGACCACCTCCTCACTGCTTTATTCTTTTACATGCGTGAAGAGGTTAGTGTGAGCGCTGAGTGGGACTTAAGGCATCACCTATGGGAGGATTTGGGCATAGTCCTTGGAGAGGAGCTTAGAGAGAAGATTAAGGGCAAGAAAATAGCGCGCTTTGGAAATGCAATAATTCCAATGGACGATGCGTTAGTCCTGGTCGCCGTTGACATTTCAAGACCTTACCTAAACCTCGAGCTTGACTTCAAAGAGAGCGAAGAAGGATTTGAGTTCACTTTAGTTAGAGAGTTTCTCTGGGCTTTAGCGAGAACTCTCAATGCGACAATCCACGTGAAGCAACTGAGTGGAGTTAATGCTCACCACATAGTTGAAGCGACCTTTAAGGGGCTCGGCGTTGCCCTAAGGCAGGCTTTAAGTGAGAGCGAGCGTTTGGAGAGCACAAAAGGGGTGCTGTAA
- the hisH gene encoding imidazole glycerol phosphate synthase subunit HisH gives MIAIVDLGIGNLANVRKALGGIITSDPYEIERADKIVLPGVGNFGAVMKRLEPLKGTILDAINEGKPFLGICLGMQLLFEWSEESEGKGLEVFKGNVVKFRGVRVPHIGWNQVFPAKECPLFEGIKSGSYFYFVHSYYVNPQDKEVIAAITDYESKGKEVVFPSAVCKDNVFGVQFHPEKSSKNGLKLLENFRRL, from the coding sequence ATGATAGCAATAGTGGATTTAGGGATTGGGAACCTGGCAAATGTTAGAAAAGCTTTGGGCGGAATAATCACGAGTGACCCCTATGAGATTGAGAGGGCTGATAAAATTGTGCTCCCAGGAGTAGGGAACTTTGGAGCAGTGATGAAAAGGCTTGAGCCTCTAAAAGGGACGATCTTAGATGCGATCAATGAAGGAAAGCCATTCCTTGGGATATGCTTGGGGATGCAGCTTTTATTTGAGTGGAGTGAAGAAAGCGAAGGGAAGGGCTTAGAAGTATTTAAGGGCAATGTAGTGAAGTTTAGAGGTGTTAGAGTTCCCCACATAGGCTGGAATCAAGTTTTTCCTGCTAAAGAGTGTCCGCTCTTTGAAGGAATCAAAAGCGGAAGCTACTTCTACTTCGTGCACTCCTACTATGTAAATCCTCAAGACAAAGAAGTAATTGCAGCAATAACGGACTATGAGTCAAAGGGGAAGGAAGTAGTCTTTCCTTCAGCAGTTTGCAAAGATAACGTCTTTGGAGTTCAATTTCACCCAGAAAAGTCGAGCAAAAATGGGTTGAAGCTTTTAGAAAACTTCAGGAGGCTGTGA
- a CDS encoding immunoglobulin-like domain-containing protein, whose protein sequence is MVTMKRAIYTALLLLIIASAYLIISSEDTREYNQKILSCEIPPEPLGPASNHSFFCCPGKVGYWISTGYKPPGKTVGFEAQDVPPNYNGTVIFVVYKKIKDGWKILYTENDWHAEFILPSDQNVTYALSVYVFDENCSLIDSLYSTVFVPIQDFRAEMHLNKKIYNSGETAKLIVENIGKVPVLLGNPYEIYRFENGSWKKVKLGMPFTLEGHELMPGKSWTQEIRLVYLDENWNPHPLSPGKYKIIKNVEGIGVEGTLTLEVEFEIRE, encoded by the coding sequence ATGGTAACGATGAAAAGGGCTATTTACACAGCACTTTTGTTACTTATAATTGCATCTGCTTATCTAATTATTTCATCTGAGGATACACGAGAATACAATCAAAAAATACTCTCCTGTGAAATTCCTCCAGAACCTTTAGGGCCTGCCTCTAATCATTCCTTCTTCTGTTGCCCTGGAAAAGTGGGATACTGGATAAGTACAGGTTACAAACCTCCGGGAAAAACAGTTGGATTTGAAGCTCAGGATGTGCCTCCAAATTATAATGGAACAGTGATTTTTGTCGTTTATAAGAAAATTAAGGACGGCTGGAAGATTCTATACACCGAAAATGACTGGCATGCTGAATTCATCCTCCCCTCTGATCAGAACGTTACTTATGCTCTCTCTGTGTATGTTTTTGATGAGAACTGTAGTCTGATTGATAGCTTATACTCCACAGTCTTTGTCCCAATTCAAGATTTTCGTGCCGAAATGCATCTTAATAAAAAGATCTACAACTCAGGGGAAACCGCAAAACTAATAGTTGAGAATATAGGCAAAGTACCAGTACTACTAGGAAACCCATATGAGATCTATAGATTTGAAAATGGAAGTTGGAAAAAGGTTAAACTGGGAATGCCCTTTACCCTAGAGGGCCATGAACTTATGCCAGGAAAATCTTGGACCCAGGAAATTAGGTTAGTGTATCTTGACGAGAATTGGAACCCACATCCTTTATCTCCTGGAAAATATAAGATAATAAAAAATGTGGAGGGAATAGGAGTAGAGGGAACACTAACACTCGAGGTAGAGTTTGAGATTAGGGAATAG